Proteins found in one Orcinus orca chromosome 11, mOrcOrc1.1, whole genome shotgun sequence genomic segment:
- the LOC101274458 gene encoding LOW QUALITY PROTEIN: mitochondrial inner membrane protease ATP23 homolog (The sequence of the model RefSeq protein was modified relative to this genomic sequence to represent the inferred CDS: inserted 1 base in 1 codon): MAGAPDEXRPGPAAGEQLQQQHVGCQVFPERLAQGKPQQGFLSSFFTNNQKCQLMLLQTLETSRSHPYVKLLLDAMKHSGCAVNKERHFSCEDCNGNVSGGFDASVSQIVLCQNNICNQAHMNRVVTHELIHAFDHCRAHVDWFTNVRHLACSEVRAANLSGDCSLLNEIFRLHFGLKRHHQYCVRDRAIRSILAVRNISKEVAQKAVDEVFESCFNDHEPFGRIPHNKTYARYAHRDFQNRDRYYSNI; this comes from the exons ATGGCAGGAGCTCCGGATG CGCGGCCCGGGCCCGCTGCGGgggagcagctgcagcagcaacaCGTCGGGTGCCAGGTCTTCCCGGAGCGGTTGGCTCAGGGGAAGCCACAGCAAGGGTTCCTCTCCAGCTTCTTCACCAACAACCAGAAGTGCCAGCTTATGCTCTTGCAGACTTTGGAGACAAGTAGGAGCCATCCATATGTTAAACTGCTGCTTGATGCCATGAAGCATTCGGGCTGCGCTGTTAACAAAGAAAGACACTTTTCTTGTGAAGACTGTAATGGAAATGTCAGTGGAGGTTTTGATGCTTCAGTGTCTCAGATTGTTTTGTGCCAGAATAATATCTGTAATCAGGCGCATATGAACAGAGTGGTCACCCATGAGCTCATTCACGCATTCGATCATTGTCGAGCTCATGTCGACTGGTTCACCAACGTCAGGCACTTGGCTTGCTCTGAGGTTCGAGCTGCTAACCTTAGTGGAGACTGCtcacttttaaatgaaatattcaggTTACATTTTGGATTAAAACGACACCATCAGTA tTGTGTGCGAGACAGAGCCATTCGTTCTATCCTGGCTGTTAGGAACATCAGCAAAGAAGTAGCTCAGAAGGCTGTTGATGAAGTTTTTGAATCTTGTTTCAATGACCATGAACCTTTTGGAAGGATCCCTCATAATAAGACCTATGCAAGATATGCTCATAGAGACTTTCAAAACCGGGATCGGTACTACTCAAACATATGA